The Streptomyces sp. NBC_00335 DNA window CTTCGTCCAGGGCCCGGGACATCGATCCCAGAGTCGCCCCGAGCTCCGGGTACCCCCAGGCCGGCGCCGTGTCGTTCCCGCATCCGGTGGCGAGGAACAGCAGCACGGCGACGGAGGCCACGGCGCGGACCGGGCCCGGCCCCCTACGCCCGGGCGCGCGGGGAGGAGGGGCCGGGGGATCCATCCGTACGGGGGAGCACGCGGTCATGGGAGCCCCGATCACCGGTCGAGTGGGGTGGGACGGTGCCGGGTCCCGGCCTCGGCCGGGACCCGGCGCGGTCCGCCGCCATCGTCGCCCGCACCGCTCAGTGCTGCCACCGGGGACCCTCGGGGCGGTCGGCCGCCTCCTCCGGCGGCGGGACGGCCAGGTACCAGGGGGCGTAGGGCGGCCGGTTGCCGCGCGGCTTGGGGGCGCTCGGGGGAGGGGTCGTCAGGTGCAGACGGGCGTCCAGGCCGAGAACGGCGCCGATGGCCGAGCCGTCCAGCGGGGCCAGGGCCGCCGGGGCGCCCGTGTAGTACATCTGGGATTCGAGCCAGGCCGGTCCGCGGTCCAGGTCAGTGGAGGCGACCGTGCCCGAACCGGCGCGGCCCACGAGCAGGTCCCCCGCTACACCGACGGAGCCGTAGCCGCCGTGGCCGCCCACGGTGGTGACCCGGGAGAACGTCGGTCCGGTCGGGCGGGAGCCGGCCAGCGTCTTTTCGACGTTGCCCGAGCCGGGGCGTCGGAAGTACAGGGCGACTCCGTCACCCTCGGGAACCGCCGAGAGCGGTCCGGCGGTCCACGGCAGTCCGGTCCGTACGGGGGCGCCGAACGGGGCGTCCGGTGCGCGCTGGACCCAGGCCATCACGCTCTTGGTCGTGGGCACGTACACGTGGCGCCGGCCGGCCGTGTCCGTGGCGGTGACCGGGTCGCCCCAGAGCGGTTCCTTCGGGCGGCCGGAGCCGCCCAGGGATGCCCAGCCTCCGAAGGCGCCGCCGGCGGCCGACTGGGCGCAGGCGCGCAGGGTGCGCCGGGTATCGCGGACGTAGACGGTCATCCGGCCGGCACGGTCCAGGGCCACGGCCGGCGCGCTGATCGCCGAGCCGTCGGAGAGGTGGTCCGTGTCCGGGGTGCCCAGCGACCGCCACGGGGCGAACTCGCCGTCGGGCGCCGCCTGGACGGAGTAGACGACTTCGCGCTTGTAGTCCTGGGACTTGGTGCCCAGCGTGGTCCGGGTACCGAAGACCCCTACCCTGCCGTCCGGGAGCCGGACCGCCGTGGCGCCCGTGTCGATCCCGGTCCCGGCGAGGAAGCGGGGCCCCTGCCAAGGCGCCTTGAAGCCGCTGCGCGACCAGTAGGCCATCCGGCCGTCCAGCACGGTGAAGGCCCACAGCTTGCCGGGTGTGCCCTCGGTCATCCAGGAGCTGTTGGCGCCCCGGCTGTACCGGATGCTCCGGTTCCAGCCGGGCGTGTCGCCTTCGGGCCGGGTGGCCAGCTTGCGGTCGCCACAGCCGGCGGGGCTGCCGCACCAGTTTTTGAAGTCCATCCAGGCAAACGTCTTGAGGTAGACGAGCTTCTCCGCGGCGGTCTGCGGGTCGAGGGCCGGTGGCATGCCGGTGTTGGCGTAGCTCACGTAGTTCTGGATCGAGAAGTGCGGCCGATCCGTGGACTTCGCGTAGCGCTCGGCCGCGGCCTGCGCGAAGCGGGCGCCGTATATGTGGTCCTGGTGGTCGGCCTTGCCGGGGCCGGGCGTCGGGTCCTGCGTCCGAATGGTGGTGGGCCGGTACCGCGCGAAGACCGCCGCGATGGCCTCCACGACCTGGTCCTTGCTGTACGAGACCCCGGACTGCTTGACCGGCGTTTCCGAGCTCAGCTGGACGCCCAGCGAGGGGATCTTGTCGCTCCACAGCCTGCGCAGGCTGACCGGCACTTCCTCGCTGACCTTGCCGGCTTCCCGCAGCTGCATCCACACCAGGTTGACTTCGGGCCGCGCGACGAGGACGTCCACTTCGGCGCTCCCGCCGCCGACGGTGGGTATGGAGCGGCGCTGCCAGGCGCTGGCGCGGTTGCCCGTGGCCATCTGCGCGTAGGCGGCCCGTATGCCGTTCTGCCGGGCCTCCGCGTAGGCGGCGTGGTCGGGGGGGCGCACGGGGTCCTGCAGGGCACCCTTGTGGGCCTCGTTGTGGCCGTCGGACTCGCCGGCGGTGAGATAGACGGTGGTGACCTTGATGCCCGTCGATATGGCGCGGCTCACATCGGGGTTCATGAAGTAGAGGTCGTCGTCGGGATGCGCGACCACCTGGAGCACCGTGCCCTCGGTCACACTCGGGCGGTGCGCCGCGGGGGCCGCGGGCTCCGATATGGTCCCGTCGCCGTAGGCCCAGGTCGTCACCCCGACGGAGATGACGGTGAGCGTGGTGAGCACCGCCACGAGGCGGGTGCGGCGGGCCAGGGGCATCTGTGAAGCCTCGGGAATCGGTCGGGAGGGTGCGGAGTTGGGCTGCGGGGCGGGTCGGTGCCCCTTTGGTCCCACCGCTTTCCGGAGACGACCGGGCCCGATTATGCCTTCAGCGCGCGCGCCTGACACACCGTCATGTCCTATATTCCTCGACATGTGGCGACTTTCCCCCTACGGGCCAACTTGGGTAACTATGTCCATATTTCTCGGGAGTGAACTACCGCCCCGTACCCCGACGAACCGTGCCGCCCCCGCCGAGGTCGCAGGCCCGGCACATCCGGCTGTTCGCAGGGCTCGTCCCCTGGTGGCACAGGGGCGGTCTCGCCCCCGGCGCCTGACGCGGAGTCGACGGCCCGGTCGCGAGGCCTCCCTGGTGGTCGCGCGAGGAGGGGGGCCTTCCGTGTGATCGGATCCACACGACGGGCGTCCCCGCCCGAGGCCCTCGGACGGGCAGTCCGCCGCCGGCGCCTCCCTGAAATTTCTCGCGCGGTGCGCACCCGTCGCACCATGATCAACATACCGGGGCCAGGGGGGCTTGCGGCAAGACCCGGGGCGTGGCGGAGAATCACCGACCGAAGCCGGGGTCTCAGGGCCTTTGGTCCCTACCGATGTACCGAAACGGGAGTCGCCGAATGCGTGTGGTGTTGTCGACGTACGGGTCGCGCGGGGCCGTGGAGCCGATGGCGGGACTGGCGGTCCGGCTGCGGGAGTTCGGCGCGCAGGTGCGGCTGTGCGCGCCGCCCGACGAGGAGTTCGCCGTACGGCTGGCAGGGCTCGGTGTGGAGGTGGTGCCGACCGGCGGCCCGGTGCGCCCGCTGGTGACCTCGGTGACGCCGGGATCGGCCGAGGGGCTGGCGCAGCGGGCGGCGGATCTGATGGCCGCACAGTTCGACATCGTCGCCGCGGCGGCCGAGGGGGCGGACGTGCTGGTGGCGACCGGCCCACTGCCGGTCACCGCGGGCGCGCGATCGGTGGCCGAGAAGCTGGGGCTGCGGTACGTACACGCGAGCCACCAGCCGGTCAGCCTGCCGTCTCCCCACCGGCGGCCGCCCGCGCGGCGGGGGCAGCCGCTGCCGTCGGACGCCACCGACAACCAGGCGCTCTGGGACCTGGATGCCCGCATCGCGCACACCATGTTCGGCGAGGCGCTCGACACCCTGCGGGCGGCGGCCGGCCTGGCACCGGTGGACTCCGTCCGTGACTACGCCTTCACCGACCACCCGTGGCTGGCCACGGACCCGTTCCTCTCCCCGTGGCAGCCGACGGGACTCGGCGTGGTGCAGACCGGAGCGTGGTGCGCACCGGACGAACGCCCGCTCCCCGCCGAACTGGTGGACTTCGTGGACGACGGCCCCCCGCCCGTCTACGTGGGCTTCGGCAGCATGCCCCTGGGCGCCGTCGGAGAGGTCGCACGGGCGGCCGTCGAAGAGATCCGGGCGCGGGGCCACCGCACGGTCGTCTCCCGGGGCTGGGCCGGACTGACCCCGGCCGACACATGGGACGACTGTCTCCTCGTCGACGAGGTCAACCATCAGGCGCTCTTCCGCCGGGTGACCGCCGTCGTGCACCACGGCAGCGCGGGCACCACGACGACCGCCACCCTGGCGGGCGTGCCCCAGGTGGTGCTGGCGCAGGGTGCGGACCAGCCCTACTGGGCGGGCCGGGTCACCGACCTGGGCATCGGCGCGGCCCACGAGGGCCCGGCCCCCGCCGCCGGATCCCTGTCGGCCGCGCTGCACACGGCCCTGGCTCCCGAGACCCGCGCCCGGGCGGCCTCCGCGGCCGCCGCGGTCCGCACCGACGGGACGACGGTGGCCGCACGCCTGCTGCTCGAAGGGGTCGCCCCGACCGCTTGACCTCAAGTCCGATCGAGGTCCCGCCGTTGCTCCGGCGCGATCACCGGCGCACTGCCCGCCGCCGGCCGGGGCCCCGGGCGGGGGCCCCGGGCCGGGCCCGCCCTCATCCGGTCGGCCCAGTCGGACGGCGGGCCGAATCCGCAGGCCGGGGCCGTACGTTCCGCATCCCGTCGGGCACGCCGTCTATCCCGGCCCGCTGCGCGGATGGGAACCTGGGCCTGCCGCTCAGCCGAGCGCGGGCGCCCGCTCACCCCCGATCTCGTGGGCGCCCTTGCACCCACCCCGCCATCAAGGGAGTTCACCGCATGCAGACCCGTTTAGCCGATGACGCGCGCAAGCGAGTGGTGTGGGGGATAGCCCTCGTCCTGATCGCGGTCACGGCGCTCCTCGGGGTCAGGCCGGGGGCCGCCACGGCGACCGCCCTGCCCGCCCCGCCCGTACCCGCCCTCACCTGGGGCCCCTGTGCCGACGGCCAGGGCGACGGCTTCGAGTGCGCGACCGCCCAGGTGCCGCTGGACTACCGCAACCCCACGGGAAGCACGATCCCGCTGGCCGTCACCCGCCGGCTCGCGGCCGACCCGGCCCACCGCACCGGCGTCCTGGTGCTGCATCCCGGCGGACCCGGCAACTCCGGCGTGAACTTCGCCCGCAACAGTTACGCCGCGCTCCCCGCCGCCCTCCGTGACGGCTTCGACGTCGTCGGGTACGACATGCGGGGCGTGGCACGCAGCGGCCAGGTGGAGTGCTGGAACGACGCGGAGTACTCGGCCGCCGTCGACGCCGCGCGCGGCGTCCCCGGACCGGGAGCCCTGCAGACCGCCCTCCGGCAGGGCCAGGAGTTCGCCGCCGCCTGCCGGGAACGCGCCGGCGGCCTCGTGCCGTTCATCGGCACCGGGTCGAACGCCAAGGACCTCGACCTGCTGCGGCGCGCCCTCGGCGAGGAGACGCTCACCTTCTACGGCCGCTCCTTCGGCAGTTACGTCGGCACCGTGTACGCCGCCCAGTTCCCCCGGCGCGTGCGCGCCATGGTCCTGGACGGGGGCTACGATCCGCGCCGCTACGCCGACGTGCCGTACGCCTACGACGCCACGCAATTCACCGCGCTGGACGCGGCGGTCGGCCGGTTCCTCGACTGGTGCGCACAGAACGCCACCGCCTGCGGATTCGGCGCGGGCAAACCCCGCGAGGCCTTCGAACAGCTCAAGCGGGACCTCGACGCCGATCCGGTCATCACGCCGAGCGGACGCCCGGCCACCGGCTACACCCTCGCCTACCGCCTGATGTTCAACATCAACTCGGGCAAGGAGATCTGGCCCTACCTGGGCGAGGCGCTGGCCGCGGCCCAGGCGCACAAGACCTCCTTCCTGCTGTCGCCCCCCTCACCCGGGTCCTTCGACTTCCTCAACGTCAACCTCGCCGTCGAGTGCGCCGACCGGGTCTACCCGACCAGCCGGCTCCTCCTGGGCGGACTCGTCAGCGCGGAGGCGGCCTCGGCGCCCCTGCTCGGACCGCCCATCGGCCTGGGACCGCCCACCTACGACCACAACCACGCGCCCGCCTGCGCGCAGTGGCAGGCGGAACGCCCGAGCCGCTACGAGGGCTCCTACCGGGCCGCCGGATCCGCCCCGATCCTGGTCCTCGGCACGACCGGGGACCCGGACACCCCGTACCGCGATTCCGTGGCCCTGGCCGGGACCCTGGAGGCCGGACGGCTGCTGACCTTCGACGCCGAGGGTCACACCGCCTACAACCGGAGCGCATGCGTCAGCGCGCTCGTCAACGACTACCTGGCCACCCTGGCCCTGCCCGCACGGGGCACGGTCTGCGCGGACGAGACGCCCCCGGAGGCGCTCGGCCGACGCGCCACCGGGCCCGTGGAAGCAGACGAGACGAACGACGTGATCCCCACTCTGCGCTGACAGGGGGATCCGCCTCAGCCCCCCGCCTCGGCCCCCGCCTCAGCCGGCCGTCACCGGCGAGCCGGGGCGGGCCAGGCGGGCGAGGTAGCGGGCCAGTCCGGTCGCGTCCTCGCCCGCCCAGCCCACGTACCCGTCGGGCCGGACCAGGAAGAGCCCCTTGCCGTACGGCTCGTACGGTCCGATCCGGTGGACGTGCAGGAACTCCGCGCTCACGGGGGGCAGTTCGGCATCCGTGCCGACGGCCAGCAGGGTGAACTGCGGTCCCCGGAACAGGTCGAAGAGCCTGCGCCCGTCCGGCAGCGGGCCGTCGGGGGCCCGGTCCCCGGATTCCAGAGCGCCCGCGGCCCCCTCGGAGAGGGGGCCGCCCCGGTATCCCAGGCCGAGCTGGCGGGTGGCGCCGCCGCGTTCCTCCTGGCCGCGGTGGATCCGCGTGGACAGGCCCAGTACGTGCGCGGCGACGGGCTGACGCTCCTGCTCGTAGGTGTCCAGGAGCGCGGGGTCGGCTCCGTGGCGCAGGACCTGTCCGAGCTTCCAGCCGAGGTTGTAGGCGTCCTGCACGCTGGTGTTGAGACCCTGGCCGCCGGCGGGGGAGTGCACGTGCGCCGCGTCGCCCGCGAGCAGCACCCGGCCGTCGCGGAACCGGTCGGCCATGGCGGCGCGCGGCCTGAAGTCGGAGGCCCACCGGACCTCGGTGACGTCCTGCGCGTCCAGGTGGGTCAGGGCGGCGACCGCGGCGGGGACGTCGAGATCTGTGAGGTCGTCGGTCCGCGCGACGAACTGGTGCTCGTCGGTGCCGGGCAGCGGGCACAGCGCGGCGAAACCGCCGTCCGGGCCCGGGAACAGGTGCCAGTGGTCGCGGTCCAGCGCTCCGGGGCGCAGCCGGACGTCGGCCACGACCATCGGGGCGGGATCCACGGTCTCGCCGGTCATGCCGATGTCCAGGGCCTTGCGGACCGTGGAGCGGCCCCCGTCGGCGGCCACCAGGTAGGCGGCGCGCAGCACGCTGCCGTCCGAGAGGTACGCGCTCACCCCGTCGGCGTCCTGCTCGAAGCCGGTCAGGGCGGTGTCGAAGCGGACCCGGCCGCCGAGCCCGGTGAGGCGCTCGTACAGGATCTCCTGGGTGCGCCACTGGGGCAGGAGCCGGGCCCGCGGGTGCGGCTCGGTGTCCGTGGGGCCGCCGACGGCGGCGTCGCCGAGCATGTCGTGCTCGCCGACCGGCAGGCCGTCCTGCCAGATCTGCCCGAGGGGTGCGTGGGCGCTCGCCTCCCGCACCGCGTCCCCCACGCCGAGGTCGTCGAAGACCTCCAGGGTCCTGGGCTGAAGCCCCTTGCCCCGCGAGCCGGGGAAGAGGGTGCCGGCCCGCTCGACGACCAGCGCGTGGACGCCGCGGCGGGTGAGGTCCAGGGCCAGGGCCAGTCCCGTGGGGCCGGCGCCGACGACGAGCACGTCGGGAGCCCCGATTTCCTTAACGCTGTTAAGTTCGGTCATGGGCACGAGAATGTGCTTAACGCTGTTAAGTTGTCAAGGTGGTGAGAGAAGAACGAGAAGCAAAACCAGAACGGGTCCGGCTCGACCGGGCGACGGTGGCCGCCACCGCCCTGCGGCTGCTGGGCGACGTGGGCCTGGAGGGACTGACCCTGCGGGCCATCGCCAAGGAGCTCGACGTCAAGGCGCCCGCCCTGTACTGGCACTTCAAGGACAAGCAGGCCCTGCTCGACGAGATGGCCACCGAGATGTTCCGCCGGATGACGGCGGACCTGGACGCGGCCCGTCCCCCCGACGACTGGAAGCAGGCACTGGAGGCCGCGATGCGGGGCCTGCGGGGGCACCTGCTGCGCTACCGCGACGGCGCCAAGGTCTACAGCGGTACGCACTTCACCGACATCAGCTACGCCGCTCCGATGGAGGCCCACCTGCGGACGCTCGTCGCGGGCGGCTTCACGGCTGCCGGGGCGGCCCGGGCCTGGTTCACCGCGTACAGCTACACCATCGGGTACGTGATCGAGGAGCAGTCGATGGGCCCCCTGCCCGGCTCGGACGGGGAGGGCTACGACCTGGAGGCCCGCGCCGAACGGCTCGCCGGCTTCCCGCTGACGGCCGAGGCGGGCCCGGAGATGTTCCGCGATCAGGACGCCGGCTTCGAAGCGGGCCTCGCGGCGGTGCTCGCGGGCATCGCCACGACCCTGCTCCCGCCGGCCGCGCGGCCGGCCCCGCAGGGCCCGTAGGCCCCGTCCGTCGTGCCGGCCCCGTCAGGGCGCCGGGGCGGCGACCCCCGCGCCCCGGGCCTCGCGCCGGTGCGCGGGCGCCGGCGCGGTGATCATGAGGGCGGCCGCGGCGGCGCCCAGCAGCATGATGCCGGCCGCCCACCAGAGCGCGACCCCGAAGCCGTGCACCACGCCCTGGGCCTCGACCAACCGCTGCGCCGGGGACACGGAGGCGCCGTCGGCGGCCTGCGCCGGTCCCGCGCGGTGTGCGGCGACGTAGGCCGTCGCGGCCGTGCTCGCGATGGTGTTCAGGAGCGCCGTTCCGATCGCGCCGCCCACCTGCTGGGCCGTGTTGACCGTGGCGGAGGTGATCCCGGAGTCCTTGCGCGCCACGCCCTGGGTGGCCGTCGACATCACGGGCATGAAGACCAGGCCCATGCCGAACCCGAGGACCAGCATCGCGGGGAGCACGTGGGTCGCGTACGAGGAGTCCACTGTCAGCCGCGTGAGCAGGACCAGGGCCACGGTGGCCAGGAGCAGCCCGGGGACGATCAGCGAGCGGGGCGCGAGCCGGTCGAGGAAGCGCGCGGAGACCTGGGTCGCACCGGTGATGATCGCCAGCGTCATGGGGAGGAAGGCCAGCCCGGTCTTGACGGGGGAGTAGCCGAGGATCAGCTGGAAGTAGTAGGTCATGAACAGGAACAGGGCGAACAGGCCGATGGTCGCCAGAGCCATGGTGAGCAGGCAGCCGGCCCGCGTCCGGTCCCCGATGATGTGCGGCGGAAGCATGGGGTCGCTCGCCCGCGCCTGCCACCAGGCGAACGCGGTGAGCAGGGCGGCCCCGCCGGCGAGGAGGCCGAGGACCGGGCCGTCGGACCAGCCGCGCGGTTCGGCCTCGCTCAGCCCGAAGACGATGGCCGCGAGCCCGCCGCACCCGAGGATCGCACCCGGGACGTCGAGCTTCGCTCCCGTACGCCCCGTGCCGCGCAGGAAGGCGAAGGCGCCGAGGACCGCGACCGCGGCGATGACCACGTTGACGTAGAGGCACCAGCGCCAGTTCAGGTACTCCGTGAGCAGGCCCCCGGCGATCAGGCCGACGGCGCCGCCGCCGCTCGCGATCGCCGCGAACACGCCGAAGGCCTTGGCGCGTTCCCTGGGGGTGTCGAAGGTGGTGGCCAGCAGCGACAGGGCGCACGGCGCGAGCAGCGCCGCGAAGACGCCCTGCAGTGCCCGGGCCGCGAAGAGCATCCCGGGTCCGCTCGCCGCGCCGCCCAGGGCGGAGGCGAGGGCGAAGCCGCTCAGGCCGATGACGAACGCACGCCTGCGGCCGATGAGGTCCGCGAGGCGCCCGCCCAGCAGGAGCAGACCGCCGAAGGCCAGCGAGTAGGCGGTGATCACCCACTGCCGGTTGCCGTCCGACATCCCCAGATCGCGCTGGGCGGAGGGAAGGGCGATGTTCACGATCGTGGCGTCGAGCACGACCATCAGCTGGGCCAGCCCGATGACGGCCAGCGCCCACCAGCGCCGGGGATCGGGAGGTCCCGCCGGTGCGCCGCCGGCGGGCCGGGACGGGGCTTCGGGCATCGGGCC harbors:
- a CDS encoding PIG-L family deacetylase; translation: MPLARRTRLVAVLTTLTVISVGVTTWAYGDGTISEPAAPAAHRPSVTEGTVLQVVAHPDDDLYFMNPDVSRAISTGIKVTTVYLTAGESDGHNEAHKGALQDPVRPPDHAAYAEARQNGIRAAYAQMATGNRASAWQRRSIPTVGGGSAEVDVLVARPEVNLVWMQLREAGKVSEEVPVSLRRLWSDKIPSLGVQLSSETPVKQSGVSYSKDQVVEAIAAVFARYRPTTIRTQDPTPGPGKADHQDHIYGARFAQAAAERYAKSTDRPHFSIQNYVSYANTGMPPALDPQTAAEKLVYLKTFAWMDFKNWCGSPAGCGDRKLATRPEGDTPGWNRSIRYSRGANSSWMTEGTPGKLWAFTVLDGRMAYWSRSGFKAPWQGPRFLAGTGIDTGATAVRLPDGRVGVFGTRTTLGTKSQDYKREVVYSVQAAPDGEFAPWRSLGTPDTDHLSDGSAISAPAVALDRAGRMTVYVRDTRRTLRACAQSAAGGAFGGWASLGGSGRPKEPLWGDPVTATDTAGRRHVYVPTTKSVMAWVQRAPDAPFGAPVRTGLPWTAGPLSAVPEGDGVALYFRRPGSGNVEKTLAGSRPTGPTFSRVTTVGGHGGYGSVGVAGDLLVGRAGSGTVASTDLDRGPAWLESQMYYTGAPAALAPLDGSAIGAVLGLDARLHLTTPPPSAPKPRGNRPPYAPWYLAVPPPEEAADRPEGPRWQH
- a CDS encoding FAD-dependent monooxygenase; the encoded protein is MTELNSVKEIGAPDVLVVGAGPTGLALALDLTRRGVHALVVERAGTLFPGSRGKGLQPRTLEVFDDLGVGDAVREASAHAPLGQIWQDGLPVGEHDMLGDAAVGGPTDTEPHPRARLLPQWRTQEILYERLTGLGGRVRFDTALTGFEQDADGVSAYLSDGSVLRAAYLVAADGGRSTVRKALDIGMTGETVDPAPMVVADVRLRPGALDRDHWHLFPGPDGGFAALCPLPGTDEHQFVARTDDLTDLDVPAAVAALTHLDAQDVTEVRWASDFRPRAAMADRFRDGRVLLAGDAAHVHSPAGGQGLNTSVQDAYNLGWKLGQVLRHGADPALLDTYEQERQPVAAHVLGLSTRIHRGQEERGGATRQLGLGYRGGPLSEGAAGALESGDRAPDGPLPDGRRLFDLFRGPQFTLLAVGTDAELPPVSAEFLHVHRIGPYEPYGKGLFLVRPDGYVGWAGEDATGLARYLARLARPGSPVTAG
- a CDS encoding alpha/beta hydrolase, with the protein product MQTRLADDARKRVVWGIALVLIAVTALLGVRPGAATATALPAPPVPALTWGPCADGQGDGFECATAQVPLDYRNPTGSTIPLAVTRRLAADPAHRTGVLVLHPGGPGNSGVNFARNSYAALPAALRDGFDVVGYDMRGVARSGQVECWNDAEYSAAVDAARGVPGPGALQTALRQGQEFAAACRERAGGLVPFIGTGSNAKDLDLLRRALGEETLTFYGRSFGSYVGTVYAAQFPRRVRAMVLDGGYDPRRYADVPYAYDATQFTALDAAVGRFLDWCAQNATACGFGAGKPREAFEQLKRDLDADPVITPSGRPATGYTLAYRLMFNINSGKEIWPYLGEALAAAQAHKTSFLLSPPSPGSFDFLNVNLAVECADRVYPTSRLLLGGLVSAEAASAPLLGPPIGLGPPTYDHNHAPACAQWQAERPSRYEGSYRAAGSAPILVLGTTGDPDTPYRDSVALAGTLEAGRLLTFDAEGHTAYNRSACVSALVNDYLATLALPARGTVCADETPPEALGRRATGPVEADETNDVIPTLR
- a CDS encoding glycosyltransferase; protein product: MRVVLSTYGSRGAVEPMAGLAVRLREFGAQVRLCAPPDEEFAVRLAGLGVEVVPTGGPVRPLVTSVTPGSAEGLAQRAADLMAAQFDIVAAAAEGADVLVATGPLPVTAGARSVAEKLGLRYVHASHQPVSLPSPHRRPPARRGQPLPSDATDNQALWDLDARIAHTMFGEALDTLRAAAGLAPVDSVRDYAFTDHPWLATDPFLSPWQPTGLGVVQTGAWCAPDERPLPAELVDFVDDGPPPVYVGFGSMPLGAVGEVARAAVEEIRARGHRTVVSRGWAGLTPADTWDDCLLVDEVNHQALFRRVTAVVHHGSAGTTTTATLAGVPQVVLAQGADQPYWAGRVTDLGIGAAHEGPAPAAGSLSAALHTALAPETRARAASAAAAVRTDGTTVAARLLLEGVAPTA
- a CDS encoding MFS transporter, coding for MPEAPSRPAGGAPAGPPDPRRWWALAVIGLAQLMVVLDATIVNIALPSAQRDLGMSDGNRQWVITAYSLAFGGLLLLGGRLADLIGRRRAFVIGLSGFALASALGGAASGPGMLFAARALQGVFAALLAPCALSLLATTFDTPRERAKAFGVFAAIASGGGAVGLIAGGLLTEYLNWRWCLYVNVVIAAVAVLGAFAFLRGTGRTGAKLDVPGAILGCGGLAAIVFGLSEAEPRGWSDGPVLGLLAGGAALLTAFAWWQARASDPMLPPHIIGDRTRAGCLLTMALATIGLFALFLFMTYYFQLILGYSPVKTGLAFLPMTLAIITGATQVSARFLDRLAPRSLIVPGLLLATVALVLLTRLTVDSSYATHVLPAMLVLGFGMGLVFMPVMSTATQGVARKDSGITSATVNTAQQVGGAIGTALLNTIASTAATAYVAAHRAGPAQAADGASVSPAQRLVEAQGVVHGFGVALWWAAGIMLLGAAAAALMITAPAPAHRREARGAGVAAPAP
- a CDS encoding TetR/AcrR family transcriptional regulator C-terminal domain-containing protein is translated as MVREEREAKPERVRLDRATVAATALRLLGDVGLEGLTLRAIAKELDVKAPALYWHFKDKQALLDEMATEMFRRMTADLDAARPPDDWKQALEAAMRGLRGHLLRYRDGAKVYSGTHFTDISYAAPMEAHLRTLVAGGFTAAGAARAWFTAYSYTIGYVIEEQSMGPLPGSDGEGYDLEARAERLAGFPLTAEAGPEMFRDQDAGFEAGLAAVLAGIATTLLPPAARPAPQGP